A genomic segment from Saimiri boliviensis isolate mSaiBol1 chromosome 14, mSaiBol1.pri, whole genome shotgun sequence encodes:
- the CYP2B6 gene encoding cytochrome P450 2B6 — translation MELSVFLFLALLTGLLLLLVQRHPKAHGRLPPGPRPLPLFGNLLQMDRRGLLKSFLKFREKYGDVFTVHLGPRPVVMLCGVDAIREALVDQAEVFSGRGKIAIVDPVFQGYGVVFASGDRWKVLRRFSLTTMRDFGMGKRSVEERIQEEAQCLVQELQKSKGALVDPTFFFHSITANIICSIVFGKRFDYQDREFLKLLHLFYQSFSLVSSLFSQLFELFSDFLKYFPGAHRQIYKNLQEISAFIGRSVEKHREALDPSAPQDLIDTYLLHMEKEKSNPHSEFNHKNLILNTLSLFFAGTETTSTTLRYGFLLMLKYPHVAERVYKEIEQVIGPHRPPALDDRAKMPYTDAVIHEIQRIADLLPIGLPHMVTRNTSFRGYTIPKGTEVFPILSAALHDPHYFEKPDTFNPDHFLDASGALKKNEAFIPFSLGKRICLGEGIARAELFLFFTTILQNFSVASPVAPEDIDLTPQENGVGRVPPAYQIRFLPR, via the exons ATGGAGCTCAGCGTCTTCCTCTTCCTGGCACTCCTCACAGGCCTTTTGCTTCTCCTGGTCCAGCGTCACCCTAAGGCCCATGgccgcctcccaccaggcccccgCCCTCTGCCCCTTTTCGGGAACCTTCTGCAGATGGATAGAAGAGGCCTACTCAAATCCTTTCTGAAA TTCCGAGAGAAATACGGGGATGTCTTCACCGTACACCTGGGACCGAGGCCCGTGGTCATGCTGTGTGGAGTGGATGCCATACGGGAGGCCCTGGTGGATCAGGCTGAAGTCTTCTCTGGCCGGGGCAAAATCGCCATCGTGGACCCAGTCTTCCAGGGATACG GCGTGGTCTTTGCCAGTGGGGACCGCTGGAAGGTGCTTCGGCGATTCTCTCTGACCACCATGAGGGACTTCGGGATGGGAAAGCGGAGTGTGGAGGAGCGGATTCAGGAGGAGGCTCAGTGTCTGGTGCAAGAGCTTCAGAAATCCAAGG GAGCCCTTGTGGACCCCACCTTCTTCTTCCATTCCATCACCGCCAACATCATCTGCTCCATCGTCTTTGGAAAACGCTTTGACTACCAAGACAGAGAGTTCCTGAAACTGCTGCACTTGTTCTACCAGTCTTTTTCACTTGTCAGCTCTTTATTCAGCCAg CTGTTCGAgctcttctctgatttcttgaAATACTTTCCTGGGGCGCACAGGCAAATCTATAAAAACCTGCAGGAAATCAGTGCTTTCATTGGCCGCAGTGTGGAGAAGCACCGTGAAGCCCTGGACCCCAGCGCCCCCCAGGACCTCATTGACACCTACCTGCTCCACATGGAAAAG GAGAAATCCAACCCACACAGTGAATTCAACCACAAGAATCTCATCCTCAACACGCTCTCGCTCTTCTTTGCTGGCACGGAGACCACCAGCACCACCCTCCGCTACGGCTTCCTGCTCATGCTCAAATACCCTCATGTCGCAG AGAGAGTCTACAAGGAGATTGAACAGGTGATTGGCCCACATCGCCCTCCAGCATTAGATGACCGAGCCAAAATGCCGTACACAGACGCAGTCATCCATGAGATTCAGAGAATAGCCGACCTTCTCCCCATCGGTTTGCCCCACATGGTCACCCGAAACACGAGCTTCCGAGGGTACACCATCCCCAAG GGCACGGAAGTATTTCCCATCCTGAGCGCTGCTCTCCACGACCCACACTACTTTGAAAAACCAGACACGTTCAATCCTGACCACTTTCTGGATGCCAGTGGGGCACTGAAGAAGAACGAAGCTTTTATTCCCTTCTCCTTAG GGAAGCGCATTTGTCTTGGTGAAGGCATCGCCCGCGCGGAATTGTTCCTCTTCTTCaccaccatcctccagaacttCTCCGTGGCCAGCCCTGTGGCTCCCGAAGACATCGACCTGACACCCCAGGAGAACGGTGTGGGCAGAGTACCCCCAGCGTACCAGATCCGCTTCCTGCCCCGCTGA